A genomic window from Triticum urartu cultivar G1812 chromosome 7, Tu2.1, whole genome shotgun sequence includes:
- the LOC125523999 gene encoding uncharacterized protein LOC125523999, whose translation MSSSATKKGASLVVATSMAAVEALKDQAGLCRWDYALRSLYHRAVLTGRRAIPASLSSSSSKAVGRAARPRRSEEEKLHKAYHVVCWGPN comes from the coding sequence ATGAGCTCGTCGGCGACCAAGAAGGGGGCGTCGCTGGTGGTGGCGACGAGCATGGCGGCCGTGGAGGCGCTCAAGGACCAGGCGGGGCTCTGCCGCTGGGACTACGCGCTCCGCTCGCTCTACCACCGCGCCGTGCTCACCGGCCGCCGCGCCATCCCGGcgtccctctcctcctcctcctccaaggccGTCGGCAGGGCTGCGCGGCCCAGGCGGTCCGAGGAGGAGAAGCTGCACAAGGCGTACCACGTCGTGTGCTGGGGACCCAACTGA